The following proteins are encoded in a genomic region of Roseinatronobacter sp. S2:
- the cyoE gene encoding heme o synthase, whose translation MTDIRADISYSDNKEASFGDYIALLKPRVMSLVVFTALVGLIVAPGALHPVEALAAIIFIALGGGASGALNMWWDADIDSVMKRTAKRPVPAGKIDAREAMSLGFALSGISVIMLWLATNALAGALLAFTIFFYAVIYTMWLKRATPQNIVIGGAAGAFPPMIGWVAVTGSISIEACLMFMLIFMWTPPHFWALALFMKSDYHKANVPMLTVTHGRKATRTHILVYTVALIPFALAAGFTSIGGPVYLALALVLNAMFLQGAWTIWRRSEVQAEADGYAVEKRVFRFSLAYLFLHFGAFLAEAALANLPVYAEFAASFKILELF comes from the coding sequence ATGACCGATATCCGTGCCGATATCAGCTATAGTGACAACAAAGAGGCCAGCTTCGGCGATTACATCGCGTTGCTGAAGCCGCGTGTGATGTCGCTTGTCGTGTTCACGGCGCTTGTCGGGTTGATTGTTGCGCCGGGCGCGTTGCACCCGGTCGAGGCGCTGGCGGCAATCATTTTCATTGCACTGGGGGGCGGGGCTTCCGGCGCGTTGAACATGTGGTGGGATGCCGACATTGACAGCGTGATGAAGCGCACCGCGAAACGGCCCGTGCCTGCGGGCAAGATTGACGCACGAGAGGCAATGTCGCTTGGTTTCGCGTTGTCGGGCATTTCGGTGATCATGCTGTGGCTGGCAACCAATGCGCTGGCTGGCGCGTTGCTGGCGTTCACGATCTTCTTCTATGCCGTGATTTATACCATGTGGCTGAAACGTGCGACGCCGCAAAACATCGTCATTGGTGGTGCGGCGGGCGCGTTCCCCCCGATGATCGGCTGGGTTGCGGTGACTGGCAGCATCAGCATAGAAGCCTGCCTGATGTTCATGCTGATCTTCATGTGGACGCCGCCGCATTTCTGGGCCTTGGCGTTGTTCATGAAAAGCGACTATCACAAGGCCAATGTGCCCATGCTGACAGTCACCCACGGACGCAAGGCGACGCGGACACATATTCTGGTCTACACTGTCGCATTGATCCCGTTCGCACTGGCGGCAGGGTTTACGTCTATTGGCGGGCCGGTCTATCTGGCGCTTGCGCTGGTGCTTAATGCCATGTTCCTGCAAGGTGCATGGACCATCTGGCGGCGCAGCGAAGTGCAGGCCGAAGCGGATGGATATGCGGTGGAAAAACGCGTATTCCGCTTTTCACTGGCGTATCTGTTTTTGCATTTCGGTGCCTTCCTTGCCGAAGCGGCCTTGGCAAACCTGCCAGTCTATGCAGAATTTGCTGCGTCCTTCAAAATACTGGAATTGTTCTGA
- the coxB gene encoding cytochrome c oxidase subunit II, which yields MRLFKAITPLIAAFVSVAAATKAAADDLLPQLPVLGAPVPDGTSLQTPFTAIAREVRFLDDLLLWIIVPITIFVTGLLIWVIVFHNRRANPEPARFTHNTPIEIAWTVVPALILLFIALFTFPALRHQQIMPEADVTIKVTGFQWYWGYEYVDHGVEFSQFMLERDELEDYGYTDDLYLLATDTAMVVPVNQNIVLQVTAADVIHSWTIPAFGVKQDGVPGRLAELWFSAEEEGIYFGQCSELCGIAHAYMPITVKVVSEEEYLAWLERQGAEFADAPRTQQAVQVASSD from the coding sequence ATGCGCCTTTTCAAAGCTATAACGCCATTGATCGCCGCGTTTGTGTCGGTTGCCGCCGCAACGAAAGCTGCTGCTGACGACTTGTTGCCGCAGTTGCCGGTTCTGGGCGCGCCTGTGCCCGACGGCACTTCGTTGCAGACGCCCTTCACCGCGATTGCGCGTGAAGTGCGGTTTCTGGATGATCTGCTGTTGTGGATCATTGTGCCGATCACGATCTTTGTCACGGGCCTGTTGATCTGGGTGATTGTGTTTCACAACCGTCGCGCAAACCCCGAACCTGCGCGTTTCACGCACAACACCCCCATTGAAATTGCATGGACAGTCGTTCCCGCGCTGATTTTGCTGTTTATCGCGTTGTTCACGTTCCCCGCGCTGCGCCATCAGCAAATCATGCCCGAAGCCGATGTGACCATCAAGGTCACCGGGTTCCAGTGGTATTGGGGCTATGAGTATGTCGACCACGGTGTCGAATTCTCGCAGTTCATGCTGGAGCGGGACGAGCTGGAGGATTATGGCTACACCGATGATCTGTATCTTCTGGCGACAGACACCGCCATGGTCGTGCCGGTAAACCAGAACATCGTGTTGCAGGTCACTGCGGCGGACGTGATCCATTCCTGGACCATTCCGGCCTTCGGCGTGAAGCAGGATGGCGTTCCCGGCCGTCTGGCAGAACTGTGGTTCAGCGCCGAAGAAGAAGGCATCTATTTCGGCCAGTGTTCGGAACTGTGCGGGATTGCGCATGCCTATATGCCCATCACCGTGAAAGTGGTTAGCGAAGAAGAATATCTTGCATGGCTGGAACGTCAGGGCGCGGAATTCGCAGATGCCCCGCGCACACAGCAGGCCGTTCAAGTCGCATCGTCGGACTAA
- the tldD gene encoding metalloprotease TldD, with product MSDTDFRPFDTMLDETLALQVLQDATAGADDGELFLERRVSESLLLDDQRVKSASYNAAEGFGLRAVHGEVTGYAHSTHMTMDALRRAAQTARLAVGHGGGTLADAPSPTNQRLYTDADPISGAAFSVKLDLLREIDDFLRALDARVVQVSVSMAASLQQVEILRPEGLRLRDTRPMSRLNISVIVEQDGRRESGSAGGGGRAGLDGVMARDVWQAMAREALRIAVVNLRAEPAPAGVMDVVLGPGWPGILLHEAIGHGLEGDFNRKGSSAFAGLMGKQIAAKGVTVLDDGTLPDRRGSITIDDEGTPGARNVLIEDGVLVGYMQDRQNARLMGVAPTGNGRRESYGHAPMPRMTNTYMQGGDATPAEILADLKDGIYAVGFGGGQVDITNGKFVFSCTEAYRVKDGKVGAPVKGATLIGDGATALTKIRAIGNDMALDPGMGTCGKAGQWVPVGVGQPTLKIGGLTVGGSGT from the coding sequence ATGAGTGATACAGATTTTCGCCCCTTCGACACCATGCTGGACGAAACCCTTGCCTTGCAGGTGCTACAAGATGCCACAGCCGGTGCAGATGATGGCGAACTGTTTCTGGAACGCCGTGTGTCGGAATCACTATTGCTTGATGACCAGCGCGTAAAGTCGGCCAGCTACAACGCCGCCGAAGGGTTTGGCCTGCGCGCCGTGCACGGCGAGGTGACGGGTTATGCCCATTCCACACATATGACCATGGACGCCCTGCGCCGTGCCGCACAGACCGCGCGGCTGGCCGTCGGGCATGGCGGCGGAACCCTTGCAGATGCGCCCAGCCCCACCAACCAGCGCCTGTATACCGACGCAGACCCCATTTCGGGCGCGGCGTTTTCAGTCAAGCTGGACCTGCTGCGCGAAATTGATGATTTCCTGCGGGCACTGGACGCGCGTGTTGTTCAGGTCTCGGTGTCGATGGCGGCATCGTTGCAACAGGTTGAAATCCTGCGCCCCGAAGGGCTGCGCCTGCGCGACACGCGCCCCATGAGCAGGCTGAACATATCTGTCATTGTCGAACAGGACGGGCGCCGCGAATCCGGCAGTGCAGGCGGTGGCGGTCGTGCGGGACTGGACGGCGTGATGGCACGCGATGTCTGGCAAGCCATGGCCCGCGAAGCGCTGCGCATTGCCGTGGTCAACCTGCGCGCCGAACCTGCGCCGGCGGGGGTTATGGATGTGGTGCTTGGCCCGGGCTGGCCCGGCATTTTGCTGCACGAAGCCATCGGCCACGGGCTGGAAGGGGATTTCAACCGCAAGGGCAGCTCGGCCTTCGCAGGCCTGATGGGCAAACAGATCGCGGCCAAAGGCGTGACCGTGCTGGATGACGGCACGCTGCCCGACCGGCGCGGGTCCATCACCATAGATGACGAAGGGACACCGGGCGCGCGCAATGTCCTTATAGAGGACGGCGTGCTGGTGGGGTATATGCAGGACCGCCAGAATGCCCGCCTGATGGGGGTCGCGCCCACAGGCAACGGGCGGCGCGAATCCTATGGTCATGCGCCCATGCCACGCATGACCAACACTTATATGCAGGGCGGCGATGCCACGCCTGCCGAAATTCTGGCCGACCTGAAGGACGGGATTTATGCCGTAGGCTTCGGCGGCGGGCAGGTCGACATTACGAACGGCAAATTCGTCTTTTCCTGCACCGAGGCGTATCGCGTGAAGGATGGCAAGGTCGGCGCGCCCGTCAAAGGGGCCACCCTTATCGGCGATGGCGCGACCGCGCTGACCAAAATACGCGCCATCGGCAATGATATGGCGCTTGATCCCGGCATGGGCACCTGCGGCAAGGCGGGCCAATGGGTGCCGGTCGGTGTGGGCCAGCCAACATTGAAGATTGGCGGGCTGACAGTTGGCGGCAGCGGGACCTGA
- the dprA gene encoding DNA-processing protein DprA, with product MAKDLFSSHPPFTPPMKEEDRLSWLRLIRSARVGPTTFFRLLSEYGTAEAALDALPKIAQAAGVDAYIPFPADKARAEIDLARAKGARMLCFGTDAYPATLASIHAPPPVLWCMGQRAPILRPMVAIVGARNASSLGTRMARTLADGLGHEGYTIVSGLARGVDAAAHHASLKTGTIAVMGGGVDVIYPTENTVLAAAIADQGLRLSEAPMGLYPQARHFPPRNRIISGLALAVVVVEAAEKSGTLITARDALDQGREIMAVPGHPVDGRAGGCNGLIRDGATLVRHVDDILEVLQRLQDCPPKVGDSAKPCTNEAHERAPRTSPNTAPKPENATPLDARILALLGPTPTAEDQLIRDLQMSAAQISPVLVTLELQGVVQRHPGGLVSKAQPHH from the coding sequence ATGGCGAAAGATTTGTTTTCTTCTCACCCACCCTTCACCCCACCCATGAAGGAAGAAGACAGGCTATCCTGGCTTCGCCTCATTCGATCTGCCCGTGTCGGGCCAACGACGTTCTTCCGGCTACTGTCGGAATATGGCACCGCAGAAGCGGCCCTGGACGCCCTGCCAAAAATTGCGCAGGCCGCCGGGGTAGATGCCTATATTCCGTTTCCCGCCGACAAGGCCCGCGCCGAAATTGACCTTGCCCGCGCAAAAGGGGCGCGCATGCTGTGCTTTGGGACGGACGCATATCCCGCAACGCTGGCCAGCATACACGCGCCGCCCCCTGTCTTGTGGTGCATGGGTCAGCGCGCACCCATATTGCGGCCAATGGTTGCCATTGTGGGTGCGCGCAACGCCTCCAGCCTTGGCACGCGCATGGCCCGCACTTTGGCCGACGGGCTGGGGCATGAAGGATACACGATTGTTTCCGGTCTGGCCCGCGGGGTTGATGCGGCCGCCCATCATGCCAGCCTGAAAACCGGCACGATTGCGGTTATGGGGGGCGGGGTGGATGTTATCTATCCCACGGAAAACACCGTTCTTGCCGCCGCGATTGCCGATCAGGGGTTGCGCCTGTCGGAAGCGCCTATGGGTCTTTATCCGCAAGCACGGCATTTTCCGCCCCGCAACCGCATTATTTCCGGTCTGGCACTGGCGGTGGTGGTGGTTGAAGCGGCTGAAAAATCCGGCACCCTGATTACGGCACGCGATGCACTGGACCAAGGGCGCGAAATCATGGCCGTGCCCGGCCACCCCGTTGACGGGCGCGCAGGCGGGTGCAACGGCCTGATCCGCGATGGCGCAACCCTTGTGCGCCATGTCGATGACATTCTGGAAGTTCTGCAACGGCTGCAAGATTGCCCACCCAAGGTCGGCGACAGCGCCAAACCCTGCACAAATGAAGCGCACGAACGCGCGCCGCGCACATCCCCGAACACCGCGCCCAAACCGGAAAATGCCACCCCGCTGGATGCGCGTATCCTTGCCCTGCTTGGTCCCACCCCCACCGCAGAAGATCAGCTTATCCGTGATTTGCAGATGTCCGCCGCACAGATTTCGCCAGTATTGGTGACGCTGGAATTGCAAGGCGTGGTGCAGCGCCACCCCGGTGGACTGGTCAGCAAGGCACAACCGCACCATTGA